In one Nocardia tengchongensis genomic region, the following are encoded:
- the rpsC gene encoding 30S ribosomal protein S3 gives MGQKINPHGFRLGITTDWKSRWYADKQYADYVKEDVAIRKLLATGMERAGISKVEIERTRDRVRVDIHTARPGIVIGRRGAEADRIRAELEKLTKKQVQLNILEVKNPESDAQLVAQGVAEQLSNRVAFRRAMRKAIQSAMRSPNVKGIRVQCSGRLGGAEMSRSEFYREGRVPLHTLRADIDYGLYEAKTTFGRIGVKVWIYKGDIVGGKREVTAVAPSGRDRDDRPRRERPSRPRRSGAQGTTATSTEAGRAATAVAEAPAENQEG, from the coding sequence ATGGGACAGAAGATCAATCCCCATGGCTTCCGCCTCGGTATCACCACCGACTGGAAGTCGCGTTGGTACGCGGACAAGCAGTACGCGGACTACGTGAAGGAAGACGTCGCGATCCGCAAGCTCCTCGCCACCGGCATGGAGCGGGCCGGCATCTCGAAGGTCGAGATCGAGCGCACCCGTGACCGCGTGCGTGTGGACATCCACACCGCGCGTCCGGGCATCGTGATCGGCCGTCGTGGCGCCGAGGCCGATCGGATTCGCGCCGAGCTGGAGAAGCTCACCAAGAAGCAGGTTCAGCTGAACATCCTCGAGGTCAAGAACCCCGAGTCGGATGCGCAGCTGGTTGCTCAGGGTGTTGCCGAGCAGCTGTCGAACCGTGTGGCGTTCCGTCGCGCGATGCGCAAGGCCATCCAGTCGGCCATGCGTTCGCCGAACGTCAAGGGCATCCGTGTGCAGTGCTCGGGCCGCCTCGGCGGCGCCGAAATGTCGCGCTCGGAGTTCTACCGTGAGGGTCGGGTGCCGCTGCACACGCTGCGCGCCGACATCGATTACGGCCTGTACGAGGCGAAGACCACCTTCGGCCGCATCGGCGTGAAGGTCTGGATCTACAAGGGCGACATCGTCGGCGGCAAGCGCGAGGTCACCGCTGTGGCCCCGTCCGGCCGTGACCGTGACGACCGCCCGCGCCGCGAACGGCCGAGCCGTCCGCGTCGTAGCGGTGCACAGGGCACCACCGCGACCAGCACTGAGGCCGGACGCGCCGCGACTGCAGTCGCGGAGGCACCGGCAGAGAATCAGGAGGGCTGA
- a CDS encoding ABC transporter permease codes for MTAPAADAADLFAGVPPARPNSFAQWRALTGRVVWVMFTKGEMLIAVIVPLVFTLGFYLPLRYVMKFQGIDYAQFVMPIIVLQTMSFTMMSNAQLAAFEAMTGLNTRMQTMPIGKMVPLVSRLSAGFVRSVVSLIAALVWGHLIGFHFVAGWGQAALFCAFSLAVGTVLAIGADGLGSLTKSPESLSQALTLPTLIFGMLSCGFVPETGFPVWVRPFVRNQPISQFSFALRDMAQHGVTWNVLWVPLVWLGCMLVGFLPLAVWASVRRS; via the coding sequence ATGACCGCCCCCGCGGCCGACGCCGCCGATCTGTTCGCCGGGGTACCCCCGGCCCGGCCCAACAGCTTCGCGCAGTGGCGGGCCCTGACCGGACGCGTGGTCTGGGTGATGTTCACCAAGGGCGAGATGCTCATCGCGGTGATCGTGCCGCTGGTCTTCACCCTCGGCTTCTACCTGCCGCTGCGGTACGTGATGAAGTTCCAGGGCATCGACTACGCGCAGTTCGTCATGCCGATCATCGTGCTGCAGACCATGTCCTTCACCATGATGTCGAACGCGCAGCTGGCCGCCTTCGAAGCCATGACCGGACTCAACACCCGCATGCAGACCATGCCCATCGGCAAGATGGTGCCGCTGGTGTCGCGGCTGTCCGCGGGCTTCGTGCGATCGGTGGTCTCGCTGATCGCCGCGCTGGTCTGGGGACACCTCATCGGCTTCCACTTCGTCGCCGGCTGGGGACAGGCCGCGCTGTTCTGCGCGTTCTCCCTCGCCGTCGGAACCGTGCTGGCCATCGGCGCGGACGGGCTCGGGTCACTGACCAAGAGCCCCGAATCGCTGAGCCAGGCCCTGACCCTGCCGACCCTCATCTTCGGCATGCTGTCCTGCGGCTTCGTGCCCGAAACCGGATTCCCGGTGTGGGTGCGGCCGTTCGTGCGCAATCAGCCCATCTCGCAGTTCTCCTTCGCACTGCGCGACATGGCCCAGCACGGAGTGACCTGGAATGTGTTGTGGGTGCCGCTGGTGTGGCTGGGGTGCATGCTGGTCGGCTTCCTGCCGCTGGCGGTCTGGGCGAGCGTGAGGCGGTCATGA
- the rplP gene encoding 50S ribosomal protein L16 — protein sequence MLMPRKVKHRKQHHPGRSGMAKGGTAVTFGEYGIQALEPAYVTNRQIESARIAMTRHIKRGGKVWINIYPDRPLTKKPAETRMGSGKGSPEWWIANVKPGRVMFELSYPTEEIAREALRRAMHKLPMKCRIVTREEQF from the coding sequence ATGTTGATGCCCCGCAAGGTCAAGCACCGTAAGCAGCACCACCCCGGCCGTTCCGGCATGGCGAAGGGCGGCACCGCGGTGACGTTCGGTGAGTACGGCATTCAGGCTCTCGAGCCGGCCTACGTCACCAACCGTCAGATCGAGTCGGCTCGTATCGCGATGACCCGCCACATCAAGCGTGGCGGCAAGGTCTGGATCAACATCTACCCGGACCGCCCGCTCACCAAGAAGCCGGCCGAAACCCGCATGGGTTCCGGTAAGGGTTCGCCGGAGTGGTGGATCGCGAACGTCAAGCCCGGACGCGTCATGTTCGAGCTGTCGTACCCGACCGAGGAGATCGCTCGTGAGGCCCTGCGCCGCGCGATGCACAAGCTCCCGATGAAGTGCCGCATCGTGACCCGGGAGGAGCAGTTCTGA
- the rpsS gene encoding 30S ribosomal protein S19 — MPRSLKKGPFVDGHLLKKVDVQNEKGTKQVIKTWSRRSTIIPDFIGHTFSVHDGRKHVPVFVSENMVGHKLGEFAPTRTFKSHVKEDRKSKRR, encoded by the coding sequence ATGCCACGTAGCCTGAAGAAGGGCCCGTTCGTCGACGGACACCTCCTCAAGAAGGTGGACGTCCAGAACGAGAAGGGCACGAAGCAGGTCATCAAGACCTGGTCGCGTCGTTCCACCATCATTCCCGATTTCATCGGTCACACGTTCTCGGTGCACGACGGCCGTAAGCACGTGCCGGTGTTCGTGTCGGAGAACATGGTTGGACACAAGCTCGGTGAATTCGCGCCGACCCGCACGTTCAAGAGCCACGTCAAGGAAGATCGGAAGAGCAAGCGGCGATGA
- the rpsJ gene encoding 30S ribosomal protein S10, translating to MAGQKIRIRLKAYDHEAIDASARKIVETVTRTGARVVGPVPLPTEKNIYCVIRSPHKYKDSREHFEMRTHKRLIDILDPTPKTVDALMRIDLPASVDVNIQ from the coding sequence GTGGCGGGACAGAAGATCCGCATCAGGCTCAAGGCCTACGACCATGAGGCGATCGACGCGTCCGCGCGCAAGATCGTCGAGACGGTGACCCGTACCGGTGCCCGCGTCGTTGGCCCGGTGCCGTTGCCCACCGAAAAGAACATCTACTGCGTCATCCGGTCGCCGCACAAGTACAAGGACTCGCGCGAGCACTTCGAGATGCGTACGCACAAGCGGCTTATCGACATCCTCGACCCGACGCCGAAGACGGTTGACGCCCTGATGCGCATCGACCTGCCGGCCAGCGTCGACGTCAACATTCAGTGA
- the rplV gene encoding 50S ribosomal protein L22 — translation MSTETQNPTARATAKHVRVTPMKARRVVDLVRGRSVQDALNILKFAPQAASEPVAKVVASAAANAENNLGLNPATLVISTAFVDEGATMKRFQPRAQGRAFRIRKRTSHITIEVESVPTAGAATRSRRKGGAK, via the coding sequence ATGAGCACTGAAACTCAGAACCCGACCGCGCGCGCGACCGCCAAGCACGTTCGCGTGACGCCGATGAAGGCGCGTCGCGTCGTGGACCTGGTCCGTGGCCGCAGCGTGCAGGACGCGCTGAACATCCTGAAGTTCGCGCCGCAGGCCGCGAGCGAGCCGGTTGCGAAGGTTGTCGCCTCGGCGGCCGCCAACGCCGAGAACAACCTCGGCCTCAACCCGGCCACCCTCGTCATCTCGACGGCTTTCGTCGACGAGGGCGCGACCATGAAGCGTTTCCAGCCGCGGGCCCAGGGCCGTGCGTTCCGGATCCGCAAGCGCACCAGCCACATCACCATCGAGGTCGAGAGCGTGCCCACCGCCGGCGCTGCCACTCGTAGCCGCCGGAAGGGAGGGGCAAAGTAA
- the rplD gene encoding 50S ribosomal protein L4: MSTETKTNLTLTVKAAGGKTEGTVELPAEIFDATANIALMHQVVVAQQAAARQGTHATKTRGMVRGGGKKPYRQKGTGRARQGSTRAPQFAGGGTVHGPQPRDYTQRLPKKMKVAALRGALSDRARNERIHVITELVSGQTPSTKVAKSFLAELSERKNILVVVGREDVTAWKSVANLQGVHPIAPDQLNTYDVLKSDEIVFSVEALNAFVHGPAEAAQEESK, translated from the coding sequence ATGAGCACCGAGACCAAGACCAACCTGACGCTCACGGTCAAGGCCGCTGGCGGCAAGACCGAGGGCACCGTCGAGCTCCCCGCGGAGATCTTCGACGCGACCGCGAACATCGCGCTGATGCACCAGGTCGTCGTGGCCCAGCAGGCCGCGGCTCGCCAGGGCACGCACGCCACCAAGACCCGCGGCATGGTCCGCGGTGGTGGCAAGAAGCCGTACCGCCAGAAGGGCACCGGCCGTGCGCGCCAGGGTTCGACCCGTGCGCCGCAGTTCGCCGGCGGTGGCACCGTCCACGGCCCGCAGCCGCGTGACTACACCCAGCGTCTGCCCAAGAAGATGAAGGTCGCCGCACTGCGTGGCGCGCTGTCGGACCGGGCTCGCAACGAGCGCATCCACGTGATCACCGAACTGGTGTCGGGTCAGACCCCGTCGACCAAGGTGGCCAAGTCCTTCCTCGCCGAGCTGTCGGAGCGGAAGAACATCCTGGTCGTCGTCGGTCGTGAAGATGTCACCGCGTGGAAGAGCGTGGCGAACCTGCAGGGCGTGCACCCCATCGCCCCGGACCAGCTGAACACCTACGACGTCCTGAAGTCGGACGAGATCGTGTTCTCGGTCGAGGCGCTCAACGCCTTCGTGCACGGCCCCGCCGAAGCTGCACAGGAGGAGAGCAAGTGA
- the rplW gene encoding 50S ribosomal protein L23, whose amino-acid sequence MTTIADPRDILLAPVISEKSYGLIEEGTYTFIVHPDSNKTQIKIAVEKVFGVKVTSVNTANRQGKRKRTRFGYGTRKSTKRALVTISADSKPIEIFGGPVA is encoded by the coding sequence GTGACCACCATCGCCGATCCCCGCGACATTCTGCTGGCGCCGGTGATCTCCGAGAAGTCCTACGGACTGATCGAAGAGGGCACCTACACCTTCATCGTGCACCCGGACTCCAACAAGACGCAGATCAAGATTGCCGTCGAGAAGGTTTTCGGCGTCAAGGTGACCAGCGTCAACACCGCCAACCGTCAGGGCAAGCGCAAGCGGACCCGCTTCGGTTACGGCACGCGTAAGAGCACCAAGCGCGCGCTCGTGACCATCTCGGCCGACAGCAAGCCCATCGAGATCTTCGGAGGCCCGGTCGCGTAA
- the rplB gene encoding 50S ribosomal protein L2, whose amino-acid sequence MAIRKYKPTTPGRRGASVSDFAEITRSTPEKSLLRPLSKTGGRNAQGRITTRHKGGGHKRAYRLIDFRRLDKDGIPAKVAHIEYDPNRTANIALLHFADGEKRYIIAPKGIAQGTKIESGPGADIKPGNNLPLRSIPTGTTVHAVELRPGGGAKLARAAGMSIQLLGKEGAYAVLRMPSGEIRRVDVRCRATIGEVGNAEQSNINWGKAGRMRWKGVRPTVRGVVMNPVDHPHGGGEGKTSGGRHPVSPWGKPEGRTRKPNRPSDKLIVRRRGKKR is encoded by the coding sequence ATGGCAATTCGTAAATACAAGCCGACTACCCCGGGTCGCCGCGGTGCCTCGGTCTCGGACTTCGCCGAGATCACCCGCTCGACCCCCGAGAAGTCGCTGCTGCGTCCGCTGAGCAAGACCGGTGGCCGTAACGCGCAGGGCCGCATCACCACCCGTCACAAGGGTGGTGGCCACAAGCGTGCCTACCGTCTGATCGACTTCCGTCGCCTGGACAAGGACGGCATCCCGGCCAAGGTCGCTCACATCGAGTACGACCCGAACCGCACCGCCAACATCGCGCTGCTGCACTTCGCTGACGGTGAGAAGCGCTACATCATCGCGCCCAAGGGCATCGCCCAGGGCACGAAGATCGAGTCGGGCCCCGGCGCCGACATCAAGCCCGGCAACAACCTGCCGCTGCGCTCGATCCCGACCGGTACCACCGTGCACGCGGTGGAGCTGCGTCCGGGTGGTGGCGCCAAGCTGGCTCGCGCCGCGGGCATGAGCATCCAGCTGCTGGGTAAGGAAGGCGCCTACGCCGTCCTGCGTATGCCCTCCGGTGAGATCCGTCGCGTCGATGTGCGCTGCCGCGCCACCATCGGCGAGGTCGGCAACGCCGAGCAGTCGAACATCAACTGGGGTAAGGCCGGCCGTATGCGGTGGAAGGGCGTTCGCCCGACCGTCCGTGGTGTGGTCATGAACCCGGTCGACCACCCGCACGGTGGTGGTGAGGGTAAGACCTCCGGTGGTCGCCACCCGGTCTCCCCGTGGGGCAAGCCCGAGGGCCGCACCCGTAAGCCCAACCGTCCCAGCGACAAGCTCATCGTCCGCCGCCGCGGCAAGAAGCGTTAA
- a CDS encoding hotdog fold domain-containing protein translates to MGKETATYRGWKKLPDNRIGHTLFSLGMVARVPYFGTVLPSVVRLEPGLCEVTAPKWFGIHNHLGTFHAIAACNLAEVAMGMLSEATVPETHRWIPKAMNVQYLAKANSGLRAVAKLAEVPDFSQITEGQELVVPVSIYDRSGLEVVHADITTWVTPK, encoded by the coding sequence ATGGGTAAAGAGACCGCTACGTATCGCGGGTGGAAGAAGCTTCCGGACAACCGCATCGGGCACACCTTGTTCTCGCTCGGCATGGTGGCCCGGGTGCCGTACTTCGGGACCGTGCTGCCCAGCGTGGTGCGGCTGGAGCCGGGCCTGTGCGAGGTGACCGCGCCCAAGTGGTTCGGCATCCACAATCACCTGGGGACCTTCCACGCCATCGCGGCCTGCAATCTGGCCGAGGTCGCGATGGGCATGCTGTCGGAGGCGACCGTGCCCGAGACGCACCGGTGGATCCCGAAGGCCATGAACGTGCAGTACCTGGCCAAGGCCAACTCGGGACTGCGGGCCGTCGCGAAACTGGCCGAGGTGCCCGACTTCTCGCAGATCACCGAGGGCCAGGAGCTGGTGGTGCCGGTGTCGATCTACGACCGGTCCGGGCTCGAGGTCGTGCACGCCGACATCACCACCTGGGTGACCCCGAAGTAG
- the rpmC gene encoding 50S ribosomal protein L29, whose product MATANPTAELRELDNEALVAKLRESKEELFNLRFQMATGQLQNNRRLRVVRHEIARIYTVMRERELGLASGPEGKGDAA is encoded by the coding sequence ATGGCTACCGCTAATCCGACTGCCGAGCTCCGCGAGCTCGACAACGAGGCGCTCGTCGCCAAGCTGCGCGAGTCCAAGGAAGAGCTGTTCAACCTGCGCTTCCAGATGGCGACCGGTCAGTTGCAGAACAACCGCCGCCTGCGCGTGGTCCGCCACGAGATCGCGCGCATCTACACGGTCATGCGTGAGCGCGAGCTCGGCCTGGCCTCCGGTCCTGAAGGCAAGGGAGACGCCGCATGA
- a CDS encoding lycopene cyclase family protein produces the protein MSGREVGRAADVCVVGLGPTGRALAHRAMAAGMRVVAVDPRPHRLWAPTFSCWVDELPQWLGHGAIASRIEAPAVWTTTEHRIPRPYCVLSKQGLFDALPLDDATVIAGRARTVEAHRVELADGTEVRAATVFDTRGQATPGARRTASAHGIFVDEDIAAPMVTAGEGLLLDWRDENGAGPDDPPSFLYSVPLGDGTVIFEETSLGLRGGMPQHELRRRTLNRLAAHGIRLRGDEPTEAAHYPLDEMPPKAGRGAVIPFGSRGGMMHPITGYCVADSLALVDTALDAVQRGTDPIEALWPWQARLVYWMRMRGVYGLGRLTTAQSIAMFDAFFTRPPRQQRALLSAHDDYAALGTALFMTVGTTWPFRWRYDLMGWTNRNRWVGWDYGRPRSLEDLLLSPDSVFPGDSPS, from the coding sequence ATGAGTGGCCGGGAGGTCGGCAGGGCCGCCGACGTGTGTGTGGTGGGGCTCGGTCCCACGGGGCGGGCGTTGGCGCATCGGGCCATGGCGGCGGGGATGCGGGTGGTCGCGGTGGATCCGCGGCCGCACCGCCTGTGGGCGCCGACCTTCTCGTGCTGGGTGGACGAGCTGCCGCAGTGGCTGGGGCACGGCGCGATCGCCAGCCGGATCGAGGCGCCCGCGGTGTGGACCACCACCGAGCACCGCATTCCACGGCCGTACTGCGTGCTGTCGAAACAGGGCCTGTTCGACGCGCTGCCCCTGGACGACGCCACCGTGATCGCCGGGCGCGCCCGCACCGTGGAGGCGCACCGGGTGGAGCTGGCCGACGGCACCGAGGTGCGGGCCGCCACCGTCTTCGACACCCGCGGCCAGGCCACCCCGGGTGCGCGGCGCACGGCCAGCGCGCACGGCATCTTCGTGGACGAGGACATCGCCGCCCCGATGGTGACCGCGGGCGAAGGGCTGCTGCTGGACTGGCGCGACGAGAACGGCGCGGGCCCGGACGATCCGCCGTCGTTCCTGTACTCGGTGCCGCTGGGCGACGGCACGGTCATCTTCGAGGAGACCAGCCTGGGCCTGCGCGGCGGGATGCCGCAGCACGAGCTCCGCCGCCGCACCCTGAATCGGCTGGCGGCGCACGGTATTCGACTACGTGGCGACGAGCCGACCGAGGCCGCCCACTATCCGCTCGACGAGATGCCGCCGAAAGCCGGTCGCGGCGCGGTGATTCCGTTCGGCTCGCGCGGCGGCATGATGCATCCGATCACCGGGTACTGCGTGGCGGATTCGCTGGCACTGGTGGACACCGCCCTGGACGCGGTGCAGCGCGGCACCGATCCGATCGAGGCGCTGTGGCCGTGGCAGGCGCGGCTGGTCTATTGGATGCGCATGCGCGGGGTGTACGGCCTGGGCCGGTTGACAACGGCCCAGTCGATCGCCATGTTCGACGCGTTCTTCACCCGTCCGCCCCGGCAGCAGCGGGCGCTGCTGTCGGCGCACGACGATTACGCGGCCCTGGGCACGGCGCTGTTCATGACGGTCGGCACCACATGGCCGTTCCGGTGGCGCTACGACCTGATGGGCTGGACCAACCGGAATCGCTGGGTCGGTTGGGATTACGGCCGTCCCCGCAGCTTGGAGGACCTGCTGCTGTCCCCGGACAGCGTGTTCCCCGGGGACAGCCCGTCCTGA
- the rplC gene encoding 50S ribosomal protein L3, which translates to MTDNKNRPAAGILGTKLGMTQVFDEKNRVVPVTVVKAGPNVVTQIRTVERDGYSAVQVAYGAIDPRKVNKPVSGQFAKAGVTPRRHIAELRVADAAAFEVGQEISAEAFEEGSYVDVTGTSKGKGFAGTMKRHGFRGQGASHGAQAVHRRPGSIGGCSTPGRVFKGMRMSGRMGNDRVTTQNLSVHKVDAENGLLLIKGAIPGRTGGIVIVKSAVKGGARA; encoded by the coding sequence ATGACTGACAACAAGAACCGTCCGGCCGCGGGCATCCTGGGCACCAAGCTCGGCATGACCCAGGTCTTCGACGAGAAGAACCGCGTCGTTCCCGTGACCGTCGTCAAGGCGGGCCCGAACGTCGTTACCCAGATCCGCACCGTTGAGCGCGACGGCTACTCCGCCGTTCAGGTCGCCTACGGCGCCATCGACCCCCGCAAGGTGAACAAGCCGGTCTCCGGCCAGTTCGCCAAGGCCGGTGTCACCCCTCGCCGCCACATCGCCGAGCTGCGCGTCGCCGACGCCGCCGCCTTCGAGGTCGGCCAGGAGATCAGCGCGGAGGCCTTCGAAGAGGGCAGCTACGTCGATGTGACCGGCACTTCCAAGGGCAAGGGCTTCGCGGGCACCATGAAGCGCCACGGTTTCCGTGGTCAGGGTGCCTCGCACGGTGCGCAGGCCGTGCACCGTCGTCCGGGTTCCATCGGTGGTTGCTCCACCCCGGGCCGTGTCTTCAAGGGCATGCGCATGTCGGGCCGCATGGGTAACGACCGCGTCACCACGCAGAACCTCTCGGTCCACAAGGTGGATGCCGAGAACGGCCTGCTGCTGATCAAGGGCGCGATCCCGGGCCGCACCGGCGGCATCGTGATCGTCAAGAGTGCAGTGAAGGGTGGTGCCCGGGCATGA
- the rpsQ gene encoding 30S ribosomal protein S17, whose protein sequence is MSDVKGPAKTPANQEERGQRKTRIGYVVSDKMTKTIVVELEDRVKHKLYGKIIRTTSKVKAHDENEIAGIGDRVQLMETRPLSATKRWRLVEVLEKAK, encoded by the coding sequence ATGAGCGACGTAAAGGGCCCGGCCAAGACGCCGGCCAACCAGGAGGAGCGGGGCCAGCGCAAGACGCGCATCGGCTACGTCGTCTCCGACAAGATGACCAAGACCATCGTGGTCGAGCTGGAAGATCGCGTGAAGCACAAGCTTTACGGCAAGATCATCCGCACCACCTCGAAGGTGAAGGCTCACGACGAGAACGAGATCGCCGGCATCGGCGACCGCGTGCAGCTGATGGAGACCCGTCCGCTGTCCGCCACCAAGCGGTGGCGTCTGGTCGAGGTCCTGGAGAAGGCCAAGTAG
- a CDS encoding DUF5666 domain-containing protein, with protein MTDSLSAAAPSHLAPGRRRPGRRARGAAAAALALAATLGLAACGSSDHNASGGDQHQGQGGRHGDGQGGPGGRGVGGKITTEGAGSWQITKQDGSTETVAISATTEFGSKAKSETAAQFAVGDQIMVQGQETDGTIAATRILHARDHGTPNGTPPSSPAGTPPASPSSTPPTK; from the coding sequence ATGACAGATTCACTCTCCGCCGCAGCCCCTTCCCACCTCGCTCCCGGACGCCGCCGCCCCGGCCGGCGCGCCCGCGGCGCGGCCGCCGCGGCGCTGGCCCTGGCGGCCACGCTGGGGCTGGCCGCTTGCGGGTCCAGCGATCACAACGCCTCGGGCGGCGATCAACATCAAGGTCAGGGTGGCCGGCACGGCGACGGCCAGGGCGGTCCGGGCGGCCGGGGCGTCGGCGGCAAGATCACCACCGAGGGCGCGGGCTCCTGGCAGATCACCAAGCAGGACGGCAGCACCGAGACCGTGGCGATCTCCGCCACCACGGAATTCGGGTCCAAGGCCAAGAGCGAGACCGCCGCGCAGTTCGCGGTCGGCGACCAGATCATGGTGCAGGGCCAGGAAACCGACGGCACCATTGCCGCGACCCGCATCCTCCACGCCCGCGACCACGGCACTCCGAACGGCACGCCGCCGAGCTCCCCCGCCGGCACCCCGCCCGCCTCGCCGTCCTCGACTCCGCCGACGAAGTGA
- a CDS encoding SDR family oxidoreductase — MSYLVIGATGFLGRFLVPELLKRGADIHILVRPGEDSVLRYNRCLRDWGVSDRMHPVRGDLGAPGLGVDPGWLAAHRGSIDHVFHLAAGFDSVGAGGGTRRVTELAAALEAGRLHHVSTLRIAGAWEGVFTEDMTDVGQLLPTPYQRAMLRAEQVVREQTAVPWRVYRPAIVIGDSRTGEIDRIDGPYYFFRLLRMAAQLPRILPVVAPELGETNMVPVDFVARALDHIAHLPGDEPSTYHLADPREQSVAEAFNLFADEAGAPHLIEVMPKQTLDVTLRVPGMGWALRQIGIPMDVIADSEFACRFDSRHTAAALAGTDIKVPPLAAYASVVWKYWIENWV, encoded by the coding sequence ATGTCTTACCTGGTTATTGGGGCAACCGGGTTTCTCGGGCGGTTTCTGGTGCCCGAACTCCTGAAGCGTGGCGCGGACATCCACATCCTGGTCCGGCCCGGCGAAGACTCCGTGCTGCGCTACAACCGCTGCCTACGCGACTGGGGCGTGAGCGACCGGATGCACCCGGTCCGCGGCGACCTCGGCGCGCCCGGACTCGGCGTCGACCCGGGCTGGCTCGCCGCGCACCGCGGTTCCATCGACCACGTCTTCCACCTCGCCGCCGGCTTCGACAGCGTCGGCGCGGGCGGCGGCACCCGCCGGGTGACCGAGCTCGCGGCCGCGCTGGAAGCGGGACGGCTGCACCATGTTTCGACCCTGCGCATCGCGGGGGCCTGGGAAGGCGTGTTCACCGAGGACATGACCGACGTCGGGCAACTGCTGCCCACGCCGTATCAGCGCGCCATGCTGCGAGCCGAGCAGGTGGTGCGCGAGCAGACCGCCGTGCCGTGGCGCGTCTACCGGCCCGCCATCGTCATCGGCGACTCCCGCACCGGCGAGATCGACCGCATCGACGGCCCGTACTACTTCTTCCGGCTACTGCGCATGGCCGCGCAGCTGCCGCGCATCCTGCCCGTGGTCGCACCCGAGCTCGGCGAAACCAATATGGTGCCGGTCGATTTCGTGGCCCGCGCCCTGGACCACATCGCGCACCTGCCCGGCGACGAGCCGAGCACCTATCACCTGGCGGACCCGCGCGAACAGAGCGTCGCGGAGGCGTTCAACCTCTTCGCCGACGAGGCCGGGGCGCCGCACCTGATCGAGGTGATGCCCAAGCAGACCCTCGACGTCACGCTGCGGGTGCCCGGGATGGGCTGGGCGCTGCGCCAGATCGGCATCCCGATGGACGTCATCGCGGACTCCGAATTCGCCTGCCGCTTCGACTCCCGCCATACCGCCGCGGCTCTGGCCGGCACCGACATCAAGGTGCCGCCGCTGGCCGCCTACGCCTCGGTCGTCTGGAAGTACTGGATCGAGAACTGGGTCTGA
- a CDS encoding ABC transporter permease, translating to MSTATTADTADKDSMPGKDTAAAPAGNAVAEQDSWAGRQPLPVVKPRSERALSVWAQQSVIQCKRMLIGWMRDPATTIQTLVYPAATLIMFRIVLGDSITKATDMPSIYGTVPMVMLVAAMSGSVVSALGFKVEKATGLLGRFYTMPIHRAAGLTGRLLAEALRVVITSLFVLAVGVALGFRFWYGPAASIAMLAIPVLFALGFAVLVTALATLTEGVMLVSLVGIINTLLMFFNSGFVPVFAYPVWLQKTVENQPMSTAIDAMRGLSYDGPIATPLWKTAAWAIGMIVVFAYPAVRGYRRAAETGA from the coding sequence ATGAGCACGGCGACCACGGCCGATACGGCCGACAAGGATTCGATGCCCGGCAAGGACACCGCGGCGGCGCCCGCCGGCAATGCGGTGGCCGAACAGGATTCGTGGGCGGGGCGTCAGCCGCTGCCCGTGGTGAAACCCCGGTCGGAGCGCGCGCTCTCGGTCTGGGCGCAGCAGAGCGTGATCCAGTGCAAGCGCATGCTCATCGGCTGGATGCGCGACCCCGCGACCACCATTCAGACCCTGGTCTATCCGGCCGCCACGCTGATCATGTTCCGGATCGTGCTCGGTGACTCCATCACCAAGGCCACCGACATGCCCAGCATCTACGGCACCGTGCCGATGGTCATGCTGGTCGCGGCCATGTCCGGGTCGGTGGTGAGCGCCCTCGGGTTCAAGGTCGAGAAGGCCACCGGACTGCTCGGGCGGTTCTACACCATGCCCATCCATCGCGCCGCCGGACTCACCGGGCGACTGCTGGCCGAGGCCCTCCGCGTGGTGATCACCTCGCTGTTCGTGCTCGCGGTGGGTGTCGCCCTGGGCTTCCGGTTCTGGTACGGGCCCGCGGCTTCGATTGCCATGCTGGCCATTCCGGTGCTGTTCGCGCTCGGATTCGCGGTGCTGGTGACGGCACTGGCCACGCTCACCGAGGGCGTCATGCTGGTGTCGCTGGTCGGCATCATCAACACCCTGCTGATGTTCTTCAACTCCGGCTTCGTGCCGGTGTTCGCCTATCCGGTCTGGTTGCAGAAGACCGTCGAGAACCAGCCCATGAGCACGGCCATCGACGCCATGCGCGGGCTGTCCTACGACGGTCCCATCGCGACGCCGCTGTGGAAGACGGCCGCGTGGGCGATCGGCATGATCGTGGTGTTCGCCTACCCGGCGGTGCGCGGATACCGCCGCGCCGCCGAAACCGGAGCGTAG